One Oncorhynchus kisutch isolate 150728-3 linkage group LG13, Okis_V2, whole genome shotgun sequence DNA window includes the following coding sequences:
- the tmem69 gene encoding transmembrane protein 69 isoform X3 has protein sequence MTFYTSNSVLNRQIRCWLVYLEDPSLLLTRVSSARLLPKISDAVGLLRTQYFHSSAARLKKRQQPEPPPRELDLLRYDMRDLGKSPKPALYLSLSSLIPFIAAPLVMAVTETYLPEVAFAQVAYGASILSFLGGARWGFAIPETSPAKPDWINLANSVVPSLLAWLAMLFSDTITPAAMMVIMGLGISLHYDLSLLPTYPSWFKALRTILSVVAFLSLVATLVLKGVYPEKIIFSEQ, from the exons ATGACTTTCTACACAAGCAACTCCGTGCTAAACAGGCAG ATAAGATGTTGGCTGGTATATTTAGAAGACCCATCCTTACTGCTCACAAG GGTCTCCTCGGCCAGGCTGCTCCCTAAAATAAGTGATGCTGTTGGTCTATTGAGGACGCAGTACTTCCACAGCTCTGCTGCGAGGCTGAAGAAACGACAACAACCAGAGCCTCCACCCAGAGAGTTGGACCTGCTCCGTTATGACATGAGAGACCTGGGAAAGAGCCCCAAACCAGCGCTGTACCTGAGCCTCTCCAGCCTTATCCCTTTCATCGCTGCCCCGCTCGTCATGGCTGTGACCGAGACCTACCTGCCAGAAGTGGCCTTCGCCCAGGTGGCCTATGGAGCGTCTATCTTGTCTTTCCTGGGCGGTGCGCGGTGGGGCTTTGCCATCCCGGAGACTAGCCCGGCCAAGCCAGACTGGATCAACCTGGCCAATAGCGTGGTTCCGTCCCTGTTAGCCTGGCTGGCCATGCTGTTCAGCGACACTATTACCCCAGCAGCTATGATGGTCATCATGGGGCTAGGCATCTCCCTACACTATGACCTGTCTCTGCTGCCCACCTACCCCAGCTGGTTCAAAGCCCTGCGTACTATACTGTCGGTGGTGGCCTTCCTCTCACTGGTGGCCACACTTGTTCTCAAGGGAGTTTACCCGGAGAAGATTATATTTTCAGAGCAATGA
- the tmem69 gene encoding transmembrane protein 69 isoform X2: MLAGIFRRPILTAHKMSWLSAGASAWVSDVSYSSCPLWPCRVSSARLLPKISDAVGLLRTQYFHSSAARLKKRQQPEPPPRELDLLRYDMRDLGKSPKPALYLSLSSLIPFIAAPLVMAVTETYLPEVAFAQVAYGASILSFLGGARWGFAIPETSPAKPDWINLANSVVPSLLAWLAMLFSDTITPAAMMVIMGLGISLHYDLSLLPTYPSWFKALRTILSVVAFLSLVATLVLKGVYPEKIIFSEQ, translated from the exons ATGTTGGCTGGTATATTTAGAAGACCCATCCTTACTGCTCACAAG ATGTCCTGGCTGTCTGCTGGTGCCTCAGCCTGGGTTTCTGATGTCTCTTATAGTTCCTGTCCCCTGTGGCCCTGCAGGGTCTCCTCGGCCAGGCTGCTCCCTAAAATAAGTGATGCTGTTGGTCTATTGAGGACGCAGTACTTCCACAGCTCTGCTGCGAGGCTGAAGAAACGACAACAACCAGAGCCTCCACCCAGAGAGTTGGACCTGCTCCGTTATGACATGAGAGACCTGGGAAAGAGCCCCAAACCAGCGCTGTACCTGAGCCTCTCCAGCCTTATCCCTTTCATCGCTGCCCCGCTCGTCATGGCTGTGACCGAGACCTACCTGCCAGAAGTGGCCTTCGCCCAGGTGGCCTATGGAGCGTCTATCTTGTCTTTCCTGGGCGGTGCGCGGTGGGGCTTTGCCATCCCGGAGACTAGCCCGGCCAAGCCAGACTGGATCAACCTGGCCAATAGCGTGGTTCCGTCCCTGTTAGCCTGGCTGGCCATGCTGTTCAGCGACACTATTACCCCAGCAGCTATGATGGTCATCATGGGGCTAGGCATCTCCCTACACTATGACCTGTCTCTGCTGCCCACCTACCCCAGCTGGTTCAAAGCCCTGCGTACTATACTGTCGGTGGTGGCCTTCCTCTCACTGGTGGCCACACTTGTTCTCAAGGGAGTTTACCCGGAGAAGATTATATTTTCAGAGCAATGA
- the tmem69 gene encoding transmembrane protein 69 isoform X1, translating into MLAGIFRRPILTAHKQMSWLSAGASAWVSDVSYSSCPLWPCRVSSARLLPKISDAVGLLRTQYFHSSAARLKKRQQPEPPPRELDLLRYDMRDLGKSPKPALYLSLSSLIPFIAAPLVMAVTETYLPEVAFAQVAYGASILSFLGGARWGFAIPETSPAKPDWINLANSVVPSLLAWLAMLFSDTITPAAMMVIMGLGISLHYDLSLLPTYPSWFKALRTILSVVAFLSLVATLVLKGVYPEKIIFSEQ; encoded by the exons ATGTTGGCTGGTATATTTAGAAGACCCATCCTTACTGCTCACAAG CAGATGTCCTGGCTGTCTGCTGGTGCCTCAGCCTGGGTTTCTGATGTCTCTTATAGTTCCTGTCCCCTGTGGCCCTGCAGGGTCTCCTCGGCCAGGCTGCTCCCTAAAATAAGTGATGCTGTTGGTCTATTGAGGACGCAGTACTTCCACAGCTCTGCTGCGAGGCTGAAGAAACGACAACAACCAGAGCCTCCACCCAGAGAGTTGGACCTGCTCCGTTATGACATGAGAGACCTGGGAAAGAGCCCCAAACCAGCGCTGTACCTGAGCCTCTCCAGCCTTATCCCTTTCATCGCTGCCCCGCTCGTCATGGCTGTGACCGAGACCTACCTGCCAGAAGTGGCCTTCGCCCAGGTGGCCTATGGAGCGTCTATCTTGTCTTTCCTGGGCGGTGCGCGGTGGGGCTTTGCCATCCCGGAGACTAGCCCGGCCAAGCCAGACTGGATCAACCTGGCCAATAGCGTGGTTCCGTCCCTGTTAGCCTGGCTGGCCATGCTGTTCAGCGACACTATTACCCCAGCAGCTATGATGGTCATCATGGGGCTAGGCATCTCCCTACACTATGACCTGTCTCTGCTGCCCACCTACCCCAGCTGGTTCAAAGCCCTGCGTACTATACTGTCGGTGGTGGCCTTCCTCTCACTGGTGGCCACACTTGTTCTCAAGGGAGTTTACCCGGAGAAGATTATATTTTCAGAGCAATGA